From a region of the Impatiens glandulifera chromosome 4, dImpGla2.1, whole genome shotgun sequence genome:
- the LOC124935510 gene encoding uncharacterized protein LOC124935510 — MSNLTKLEFTALDITGKNYLTWILDAEINLAANGLGNTINDENTTSDQDKVKEMIFFRLHLHEGLKIEYLTVKDPLVLWNNLKERYDHLKTIILPKAQFEWLHLCLQDFKSVSEYNSALFRITSKLKLCGEVISKVDMLEKTLSTFHASNVLLQQ; from the coding sequence aTGTCAAACCTCACGAAATTGGAGTTCACGGCTCTTGACATCACCGGAAAGAATTACCTTACATGGATTCTAGATGCTGAAATTAATCTTGCCGCCAATGGTCTTGGAAATACTATCAACGATGAAAACACCACATCCGACCAAGATAAGGTCAAAGAAATGATTTTCTTTCGTCTCCATCTTCACGAAGGTTTAAAAATTGAGTATCTCACCGTGAAAGATCCATTGGTCCTATGGAACAATCTGAAAGAAAGGTACGATCATTTGAAAACGATCATTCTTCCAAAAGCTCAATTTGAATGGCTTCATTTATGCCTTCAAGATTTTAAATCGGTGAGTGAATATAATTCAGCATTATTTCGGATTACTTCTAAACTCAAACTATGTGGAGAAGTTATTTCTAAAGTAGATATGTTAGAGAAAACATTATCCACCTTCCATGCATCAAATGTGCTCCTACAGCAGTAG
- the LOC124936263 gene encoding uncharacterized protein At4g00950-like has product MAPNKDLQSTTPISTPKLALSSLPIKPSFDTPGSITPPFGTSISIPFQWEEIPGKPRTGISNSGQNPVRDFHKPSVVRCLELPPRLMIINESAKMTGLPSPTTVLEGPDHDLGSNSSFCTNSNSMSGRLVRKDKKWKLGSSWRWGSFREVNGLSDDISSCSRIVDDESKTTNVKLRRRKSFVDNFVNMRERLKQAMPWRHKQH; this is encoded by the exons ATGGCTCCTAACAAAGATCTCCAATCAACTACTCCCATATCCACACCAAAACTAGCTCTATCTTCACTACCAATTAAACCGTCTTTCGATACCCCAGGCTCCATAACGCCCCCATTCGGAACGTCAATTTCCATTCCTTTTCAATGGGAAGAGATCCCGGGAAAGCCCCGAACCGGGATTTCCAATTCTGGTCAAAACCCAGTTCGGGACTTTCATAAACCGTCTGTAGTAAGGTGCTTGGAACTCCCTCCGAGACTTATGATTATTAATGAATCGGCCAAAATGACCGGTTTGCCCTCCCCGACAACAGTTCTAGAAGGGCCTGATCATGACCTTGGCTCGAATTCATCATTTTGTACTAATAGTAATAGTATGAGTGGAAGGTTGgtgaggaaagacaagaaatggaAATTGGGAAGTTCTTGGAGGTGGGGGAGTTTTAGGGAGGTGAATGGATTATCCGACGACATTTCATCGTGTAGTAGGATAGTCGATGATGAGAGTAAGACCACGAATGTGAAGTTGAGAAGAAGGAAGAGTTTTGTCGATAATTTT GTGAATATGCGAGAAAGACTTAAGCAAGCGATGCCCTGGAGACATAAACAACATTGA